One Agrococcus jenensis genomic region harbors:
- a CDS encoding low temperature requirement protein A — MTGSQPHRLETGAGGGAGASAHPPLDHRLRRMVGRDPDEPHRSATPLELLFDLTFVVAFSQAGTQAAHLLEIGHVVPAIIGFTIAVFAICLAWINYSWLASAFDNDDIFFRVATMVQMIGVLVLALGLPPAFHSIDEGEHLDNGVLVGGYVIMRVATVAMWLRVARHAPAQRRSALAYAGVIGLIQVGWATTIVINPALPVMLGIFVVLGTLELLGPYVIERRVGSTPWHAHHIAERYALLVIITIGEVILGTILAISAVVEEQGWSVEAALVAFGGTALAFCMWWVYFTMPSGKVLHRFRARGFTWGYGHLAIFGSIAATGAGLHVAAYEIQGVAHIDHVAAMVTVAVPVGVFLIALFAIYSLLLRELDRFHILLFALSVATLAAAVLAVVAGASMGTGIVLTACAPLVVIVGYEAIGHRHQAAALHRALDR; from the coding sequence ATGACCGGGAGCCAGCCGCATCGCCTCGAGACGGGAGCCGGAGGGGGAGCGGGGGCATCCGCGCACCCACCGCTCGACCACCGGCTCCGGCGCATGGTCGGCCGCGACCCCGATGAGCCGCACCGCAGCGCGACACCGCTCGAGCTGCTCTTCGACCTGACGTTCGTCGTCGCGTTCAGCCAAGCCGGGACCCAGGCCGCACACCTGCTCGAGATCGGGCACGTCGTGCCGGCGATCATCGGCTTCACGATCGCCGTCTTCGCGATCTGCCTCGCCTGGATCAACTACTCGTGGCTCGCCTCGGCGTTCGACAACGACGACATCTTCTTCCGCGTCGCGACCATGGTGCAGATGATCGGCGTGCTCGTGCTCGCCCTCGGGCTCCCACCCGCGTTCCACTCGATCGACGAGGGCGAGCATCTCGACAACGGCGTGCTGGTCGGCGGCTACGTGATCATGCGCGTCGCCACCGTCGCGATGTGGCTCCGGGTCGCGCGACACGCGCCGGCGCAGCGTCGATCCGCGCTCGCCTACGCGGGTGTCATCGGGCTCATCCAGGTCGGCTGGGCGACGACCATCGTCATCAATCCCGCACTGCCCGTCATGCTGGGGATCTTCGTGGTGCTCGGCACCCTCGAGCTGCTCGGCCCCTACGTGATCGAGCGCCGCGTGGGCAGCACGCCGTGGCACGCGCACCACATCGCCGAGCGCTACGCCCTGCTCGTCATCATCACGATCGGCGAGGTCATCCTCGGCACCATCCTCGCGATCTCGGCCGTCGTGGAGGAGCAGGGCTGGAGCGTCGAGGCCGCGCTCGTCGCCTTCGGCGGCACGGCGCTCGCGTTCTGCATGTGGTGGGTCTACTTCACGATGCCGTCGGGGAAGGTGCTGCACCGGTTCCGTGCGCGCGGATTCACCTGGGGGTACGGGCACCTGGCGATCTTCGGCTCGATCGCGGCGACCGGCGCCGGCCTGCACGTCGCGGCGTACGAGATCCAGGGGGTGGCCCACATCGACCACGTGGCGGCGATGGTCACGGTCGCCGTGCCGGTCGGCGTGTTCCTCATCGCACTGTTCGCGATCTACTCGCTCCTGCTGCGCGAGCTGGACCGGTTCCACATCCTGCTCTTCGCCCTCAGCGTGGCAACGCTGGCCGCCGCGGTGCTCGCGGTCGTCGCGGGGGCGAGCATGGGCACGGGCATCGTGCTCACGGCCTGCGCGCCGCTCGTCGTGATCGTCGGCTACGAGGCGATCGGGCACCGGCACCAGGCCGCGGCACTGCACCGCGCGCTCGACCGGTAG